A portion of the Bubalus kerabau isolate K-KA32 ecotype Philippines breed swamp buffalo chromosome 1, PCC_UOA_SB_1v2, whole genome shotgun sequence genome contains these proteins:
- the WASHC1 gene encoding WASH complex subunit 1 isoform X1 encodes MTPTGTQHSLAGQTYAVPLIQPDLRREEAIQQVADALQYLQKVSGDIFSRISQRVELSRSQLQAIGERVSLAQAKIEKIKGSKKAIKVFSSAKYPAPERLQEYGSIFTGAQDPGLQRRPRHRIQSKHRPLDERALQEKLKFFPVCVNTKLEPEDEAEEGLGGLPSNISSVSSLLLFNTTENLYKKYVFLDPLAGAVTKTHVMLGAETEEKLFDAPLSISRREQLERQVPENYFYVPDLGQVPDIDVPSYLPDLPGVADDLMYSADLGPGIAPSAPGAIPELPTFHTEVTQPFKPDLEDGVLTARPPPPPPPPPPPAPAVLISVPPPPPPPQAPPGQPARGDDSGGASPSAPVQGAPKEVVDPSSGRATLLESIRQAGGIGKAKLRSVKERKLEKKKQKEQEQVRATSQGGDLMSDLFNKLAMRRKGISGKGPGSGASEGPGGAFARMSDSIPPLPPPQQPLGEEDEDDWES; translated from the exons ATGACCCCCACGGGGACCCAGCATTCCTTGGCCGGTCAGACCTATGCAGTGCCCCTCATTCAGCCAGACCTGCGGCGAGAGGAGGCCATCCAGCAGGTGGCGGATGCCCTGCAGTACCTACAGAAGGTTTCTGGAGACATCTTCAGCAG gATCTCCCAGCGAGTAGAGCTCAGCCGGAGTCAGCTGCAGGCCATCGGGGAGAGGGTGTCCTTGGCCCAGGCCAAGATCGAGAAGATCAAGGGCAGCAAGAAAGCCATCAAG GTGTTCTCTAGCGCCAAGTACCCTGCCCCTGAGCGCCTGCAGGAGTATGGCTCCATCTTCACGGGGGCCCAGGACCCCGGCCTGCAGAGGCGTCCCCGCCACAGGATCCAGAGCAAGCACCGCCCCCTGGACGAGCGGGCCCTGCAG GAGAAGCTGAAATTCTTCCCCGTGTGTGTGAACACCAAGCTGGAGCCTGAAGACGAGGCTGAGGAAGGGCTGGGCGGGCTCCCCAGCAACATCAGCTCTGTCAGCTCCCTGCTGCTCTTCAACACCACCGAGAACCT GTACAAGAAGTATGTCTTCCTGGACCCCCTGGCCGGTGCCGTCACAAAGACCCACGTGATGCTGGGGGCCGAGACAGAGGAGAAGCTGTTCGATGCCCCTTTGTCCATCAGCAGGAGAGAGCAGCTGGAGCGGCAG GTCCCGGAGAACTACTTCTACGTGCCCGACCTGGGCCAGGTGCCGGACATCGACGTACCGTCCTACCTGCCTGACCTGCCAGGCGTGGCTGACGACCTCATGTACAGCGCTGATCTGGGCCCTGGCATCGCCCCCTCTGCCCCTGGCGCCATTCCCGAGCTGCCCACCTTCCACACAGAGGTGACCCAGCCCTTCAAGCCAG ACCTCGAGGATGGGGTGCTGACGGCACGCCCACCGCCCCCGCCACCTCCACCGCCTCCCCCAGCTCCAGCCGTGCTGATCAGTGTCCCCCCACCTCCGCCCCCGCCACAGGCCCCGCCAGGACAGCCCGCCAGGGGGGACGACAGCGGGGGTGCATCCCCTTCAG CCCCGGTCCAAGGAGCGCCCAAGGAAGTGGTTGACCCCTCCAGTGGCCGGGCCACTCTGCTAGAGTCCATCCGCCAGGCCGGGGGCATCGGCAAGGCCAAGCTCCGCAGTGTCAAGGAGCGCAAGCTGGAGAAGAAGAAGCAGAAGGAGCAGGAGCAAG TGAGAGCCACCAGCCAGGGCGGGGACCTGATGTCGGACCTTTTCAACAAGCTGGCCATGAGGCGCAAAG GTATCTCCGGGAAAGGACCTGGGTCCGGGGCCAGCGAGGGGCCAGGGGGAGCCTTCGCCCGGATGTCAGACTCCATCCCGCCCCTGCCTCCCCCACAACAGCCCCTGGGCGAGGAAGATGAGGATGACTGGGAGTCCTAG
- the WASHC1 gene encoding WASH complex subunit 1 isoform X2, whose protein sequence is MTPTGTQHSLAGQTYAVPLIQPDLRREEAIQQVADALQYLQKVSGDIFSRISQRVELSRSQLQAIGERVSLAQAKIEKIKGSKKAIKVFSSAKYPAPERLQEYGSIFTGAQDPGLQRRPRHRIQSKHRPLDERALQEKLKFFPVCVNTKLEPEDEAEEGLGGLPSNISSVSSLLLFNTTENLYKKYVFLDPLAGAVTKTHVMLGAETEEKLFDAPLSISRREQLERQVPENYFYVPDLGQVPDIDVPSYLPDLPGVADDLMYSADLGPGIAPSAPGAIPELPTFHTEVTQPFKPDLEDGVLTARPPPPPPPPPPPAPAVLISVPPPPPPPQAPPGQPARGDDSGGASPSAPVQGAPKEVVDPSSGRATLLESIRQAGGIGKAKLRSVKERKLEKKKQKEQEQVRATSQGGDLMSDLFNKLAMRRKDADIS, encoded by the exons ATGACCCCCACGGGGACCCAGCATTCCTTGGCCGGTCAGACCTATGCAGTGCCCCTCATTCAGCCAGACCTGCGGCGAGAGGAGGCCATCCAGCAGGTGGCGGATGCCCTGCAGTACCTACAGAAGGTTTCTGGAGACATCTTCAGCAG gATCTCCCAGCGAGTAGAGCTCAGCCGGAGTCAGCTGCAGGCCATCGGGGAGAGGGTGTCCTTGGCCCAGGCCAAGATCGAGAAGATCAAGGGCAGCAAGAAAGCCATCAAG GTGTTCTCTAGCGCCAAGTACCCTGCCCCTGAGCGCCTGCAGGAGTATGGCTCCATCTTCACGGGGGCCCAGGACCCCGGCCTGCAGAGGCGTCCCCGCCACAGGATCCAGAGCAAGCACCGCCCCCTGGACGAGCGGGCCCTGCAG GAGAAGCTGAAATTCTTCCCCGTGTGTGTGAACACCAAGCTGGAGCCTGAAGACGAGGCTGAGGAAGGGCTGGGCGGGCTCCCCAGCAACATCAGCTCTGTCAGCTCCCTGCTGCTCTTCAACACCACCGAGAACCT GTACAAGAAGTATGTCTTCCTGGACCCCCTGGCCGGTGCCGTCACAAAGACCCACGTGATGCTGGGGGCCGAGACAGAGGAGAAGCTGTTCGATGCCCCTTTGTCCATCAGCAGGAGAGAGCAGCTGGAGCGGCAG GTCCCGGAGAACTACTTCTACGTGCCCGACCTGGGCCAGGTGCCGGACATCGACGTACCGTCCTACCTGCCTGACCTGCCAGGCGTGGCTGACGACCTCATGTACAGCGCTGATCTGGGCCCTGGCATCGCCCCCTCTGCCCCTGGCGCCATTCCCGAGCTGCCCACCTTCCACACAGAGGTGACCCAGCCCTTCAAGCCAG ACCTCGAGGATGGGGTGCTGACGGCACGCCCACCGCCCCCGCCACCTCCACCGCCTCCCCCAGCTCCAGCCGTGCTGATCAGTGTCCCCCCACCTCCGCCCCCGCCACAGGCCCCGCCAGGACAGCCCGCCAGGGGGGACGACAGCGGGGGTGCATCCCCTTCAG CCCCGGTCCAAGGAGCGCCCAAGGAAGTGGTTGACCCCTCCAGTGGCCGGGCCACTCTGCTAGAGTCCATCCGCCAGGCCGGGGGCATCGGCAAGGCCAAGCTCCGCAGTGTCAAGGAGCGCAAGCTGGAGAAGAAGAAGCAGAAGGAGCAGGAGCAAG TGAGAGCCACCAGCCAGGGCGGGGACCTGATGTCGGACCTTTTCAACAAGCTGGCCATGAGGCGCAAAG ATGCGGACATCTCTTAG